The proteins below come from a single Mycobacterium parmense genomic window:
- a CDS encoding ferredoxin: protein MRVIVDRDRCEGNAVCLGIAPDIFDLDDEDYAVVKLDPIPPDQEQLAEQAIAECPRAALLREDQSA from the coding sequence GTGCGGGTGATCGTGGACCGTGACCGGTGTGAAGGTAACGCCGTGTGCTTGGGAATCGCGCCGGATATCTTCGACCTCGACGACGAGGACTACGCGGTCGTGAAGCTCGACCCGATCCCGCCGGACCAGGAGCAATTGGCCGAACAGGCGATCGCCGAATGCCCGCGCGCGGCACTGCTGCGCGAAGATCAGAGCGCGTGA
- a CDS encoding 3-oxoacyl-ACP reductase yields the protein MTSSTNATDLSGKVAVVTGAAAGLGRAEALGLARAGATVVVNDIAAALDASDVIDEISAAGAKAVAVAGDISERATADELVATADGLGSLDIVVNNAGITRDRMLFNMSDEEWDLVIAVHLRGHFLLTRNAATYWRSKAKDAGGKVFGRLVNTASEAGLVGPVGQANYGAAKAGIISLTLTAARALGRYGVCANAICPRARTAMTADVFGAAPEVEAGQIDPLSPEHVVSLVKFLASPAAAEVNGQVFIVYGPQVTLVSAPTAEHRFSADGAAWDFAELSASLQEYFAGRDPERNFSAVALMEQ from the coding sequence TTGACTAGCAGCACGAACGCGACCGATCTGTCCGGCAAGGTTGCGGTGGTGACCGGTGCGGCAGCGGGCCTGGGGCGGGCCGAGGCGCTCGGCTTGGCCCGGGCCGGCGCCACCGTGGTCGTCAACGACATCGCCGCCGCCCTGGACGCCTCCGATGTCATCGACGAGATCAGCGCGGCCGGCGCCAAAGCCGTCGCGGTGGCCGGCGACATCAGCGAGCGGGCCACCGCCGACGAGCTGGTGGCCACCGCCGACGGGCTGGGCAGCCTGGACATCGTCGTGAACAACGCCGGGATCACCCGCGACCGGATGCTGTTCAACATGTCCGACGAGGAGTGGGACCTGGTGATCGCCGTGCACCTGCGCGGCCATTTCCTGCTCACCCGCAACGCGGCCACCTACTGGCGCTCCAAGGCCAAGGACGCAGGGGGGAAGGTCTTCGGCCGCCTCGTCAACACCGCGTCGGAGGCGGGCCTGGTGGGCCCGGTGGGCCAGGCAAACTACGGCGCCGCCAAGGCGGGCATCATTTCGCTGACACTGACGGCTGCGCGGGCGCTCGGCCGCTACGGGGTGTGCGCCAACGCGATCTGCCCGCGCGCCCGCACGGCGATGACGGCCGACGTCTTCGGCGCGGCGCCCGAGGTCGAAGCGGGGCAGATCGACCCGCTGTCGCCGGAGCACGTCGTCAGCCTGGTGAAGTTCCTGGCTTCGCCGGCGGCCGCGGAAGTCAACGGGCAGGTCTTCATCGTGTACGGCCCGCAGGTGACGCTCGTGTCGGCGCCGACCGCCGAGCACCGGTTCAGCGCCGACGGGGCGGCGTGGGACTTCGCCGAATTGAGCGCGTCATTGCAGGAATACTTTGCTGGCCGCGATCCTGAGCGGAATTTTTCCGCGGTCGCACTGATGGAGCAATAA
- a CDS encoding MlaE family ABC transporter permease → MIQQLAVPARAVGGFFEMMIDTGRAAFRRPFQFGEFLDQTWMIARVSLVPTLLVSIPFTVLVAFTLNILLREIGAADLSGAGTAFGTITQLGPVVTVLVVAGAGATAICADLGARTIREEIDAMRVLGIDPIQRLVVPRVLASTVVAMLLNGLVCAIGLSGGYVFSVFLQGVNPGAFINGLTVLTGLRELVLAEVKALLFGIMAGLVGCYRGLTVKGGPKGVGNAVNETVVYAFICLFVINVVMTAIGVRLSAK, encoded by the coding sequence TTGATTCAGCAACTTGCAGTACCCGCACGCGCTGTCGGTGGGTTCTTCGAGATGATGATCGACACGGGCCGCGCGGCTTTCAGACGACCGTTCCAATTCGGCGAGTTTCTGGACCAGACGTGGATGATCGCGCGGGTGTCGCTGGTGCCCACGCTGCTCGTGTCCATCCCCTTCACGGTCCTGGTGGCGTTCACCCTCAACATCCTGCTGCGTGAGATCGGGGCCGCCGACTTGTCCGGCGCCGGAACGGCGTTCGGCACCATCACGCAGCTGGGGCCGGTGGTCACCGTGCTGGTCGTGGCCGGCGCCGGCGCCACCGCGATCTGCGCCGACCTGGGCGCGCGCACCATCCGCGAGGAGATCGACGCGATGCGCGTGCTCGGCATCGACCCGATCCAGCGGCTGGTGGTGCCCCGCGTGCTGGCGTCCACGGTGGTCGCGATGCTGCTCAACGGCCTGGTCTGCGCGATCGGCCTGTCCGGCGGCTACGTTTTCTCCGTGTTTCTGCAGGGCGTCAACCCGGGCGCTTTCATCAACGGCCTGACCGTGCTCACCGGCCTGCGCGAGCTGGTCCTCGCCGAGGTCAAGGCGTTGCTGTTCGGGATCATGGCCGGGCTCGTCGGCTGCTACCGCGGCCTGACCGTCAAGGGTGGCCCCAAGGGCGTGGGCAACGCGGTCAACGAAACCGTCGTCTACGCCTTCATCTGTCTGTTCGTCATCAACGTGGTGATGACCGCCATCGGCGTTCGGCTGTCTGCCAAATGA